The bacterium genome contains the following window.
CGGTGCGCGTCAGGCGATCGCTACGGTCACGCCAGAAATGCAGAACCTCGGGCACCTTGGCGAAGTGGTGTCCGGCCTCGAAGAGCCGCAACCACAGGTCGTAATCCTCGGGCCAGCCGACGTCGCGATAGCCACCCGCGGCCTCGACGACTGCGCGCCGGTACATGACGGCTGGATGGGGCACGGGACTCTCTACGAATCGTTCGCGCCGCATGTCCTCGTGAGACAGCAACGAGTTCAGCCAGCGCTCGTAGACCCGCAACCCCTGGCCGACACCGCGATTCGAGAAGTGCTCCACCTGGCAAGCCGCCACGGCGAGATCCGGTTGCTCCTCGAAGAGTGCCGCCTGCAGCAGGAAGCGATTCGGATGAGCGCGATCGTCGGCGTCCATTCGAGCGATGAGGTCTGTGGCGCAGTGTTCGAGGCCGAGGTTGAGGGCGGAGACCAGTCCGGTGCCGCTACCCTGGATCGTTCGCAGCCTAGGCTCTTGCCGCCGCCACGAGGCCAGGATCTCTTCGGAGCCGTCCGCCGAGCAGTCATCTATCGCGATGATCTCGAAGTCTCGAAGGCTCTGCTCGGCGAGACTGGCAAGACAGGTATCGAGGTAACTGGCGGCGTTGCGTACCGGAAGTAGCACGGAGAGTCTGGGTCTGCGGGCGCACATTGAAGGGTTTCGGTATTCTGTCGCATCCGAGGTGCGAATCGCTCCCGCGTGTTGCAGATGAGAAGACTGTTCGACACTCACGCTCATCTCTGTGTGAGGGATTTTTCGTCGGATCTGGGCTCGGTCCTCGATCGCGCCCGGAGCGTCGGCGTGAAGCGAGTGATCGCGGTGGCGGAGACGCTTCACGACTGTGGGCGCAATCTGGAGCTCGCGACTGCCTTTCCGGACATGATCGCGCCCGCGGGCGGGCTGTTTCCAACCCGTCTCGACCTGCAGGAGGCCGATTCGGTCCTCGAGCTCATCCGGGCCCATCGCCGCGAGTGGATTGCCGTTGGAGAGGTCGGACTGGACTACTGGAAAGTCAAAGAAGAGTCGGAGCGGG
Protein-coding sequences here:
- a CDS encoding glycosyltransferase, encoding MCARRPRLSVLLPVRNAASYLDTCLASLAEQSLRDFEIIAIDDCSADGSEEILASWRRQEPRLRTIQGSGTGLVSALNLGLEHCATDLIARMDADDRAHPNRFLLQAALFEEQPDLAVAACQVEHFSNRGVGQGLRVYERWLNSLLSHEDMRRERFVESPVPHPAVMYRRAVVEAAGGYRDVGWPEDYDLWLRLFEAGHHFAKVPEVLHFWRDRSDRLTRTDSRYAVERFLECKAEHLMLGPLRNCRELIVWGAGQTGRRLTKHLLRRSAPLTSFLDIDPAKWGRTVRGVIVEAPPALDRITTRSGAGTVILAAVSSRGARAKIRTALDGRGLREGENYWCVA